The Salegentibacter sp. Hel_I_6 region AGCCGATATTAATAAAAACTTCGATAAAATTTTGACGACCTATTTTATTGAAAGACAAAAGTTTGCCTGAAGCAAAGAAAAAAAGCTGAAAAAAACTTTAAAAAAAGGTTTGTGTAATTATAAAACAGGTGTATATTTGCACTCGCAATAACGCAACGGTCTGGTAGTTCAGTTGGTTAGAATACCTGCCTGTCACGCAGGGGGTCGCGAGTTCGAGTCTCGTCCAGACCGCTTTTAAAGCACCAAAATATCCTAAAAAGCCTCAAAATCAATGATTTAGAGGCTTTTTTTATTCCCCAATATATCAAAATATCACAAAAAATGGAGGATCAAGCCTAATTGTTAATAATAGATTTTTAGAAATCTGCGACTTTTCTTAATCTAGTGACCTCAAAAAATAACTCTATATGGGGCTCATATAAAAGATGATTATAACTGGTTAAATAACTTATATAATTGTTCTTTGTCGTCTAATTCAGCTTCTAAACAACTCACAATTTAATTGTAATTTTGGTTTATGATAAAAGCAGTAATTATTGATGATGAAATAAATGCTCAGGATTTATTAGAGAAAACCCTGTTGAGGTATTTCCCGAATAAATTCAATATTGCTGAAAAATGCAACTCGGTAGATTCAGGGGTGAAGGCTATCGAGAAATTCGAACCTGACCTGGTATTTTTAGATATTCAAATGCCAGGAAAAAATGGTTTTGAACTCTTTAAGTATTTTGAGGTTATAAATTTTGAAGTGATCTTTACCACAGCCTACAACCAATTTGCCATTGAGGCAATTAAGCGAAGTGCCCTGGATTATTTATTAAAACCAATTAATCACGTGGAACTTTCCAAGGCTATAAAAAAGTTTGAAAAGAAAAATGAAGGGAATTCCGCCCAAAAAAAATTGTCTTTACTACTAGAGAACTTAAATGTAAATGACCAGAACGTAAGTAAAATTGCTTTTCCCACTATTGAAGGGTTTGAATTAATACATGCCAATCAAATACTATATTGCAAGGCAGAAAGTAATTATTGCGGCATCAAAAAAATTG contains the following coding sequences:
- a CDS encoding LytTR family DNA-binding domain-containing protein, translated to MIKAVIIDDEINAQDLLEKTLLRYFPNKFNIAEKCNSVDSGVKAIEKFEPDLVFLDIQMPGKNGFELFKYFEVINFEVIFTTAYNQFAIEAIKRSALDYLLKPINHVELSKAIKKFEKKNEGNSAQKKLSLLLENLNVNDQNVSKIAFPTIEGFELIHANQILYCKAESNYCGIKKIDGSTKTASKTLKFVEEILPVHSFKRIHKSYVINLNYVVRYHKANKEVELTNGEKLPVSFRKEEEFINAILQNH